One region of uncultured Sulfurimonas sp. genomic DNA includes:
- the trxB gene encoding thioredoxin-disulfide reductase: protein MLDCAIIGGGPAGLTAGLYTTRGGLENVTMFEKGMPGGQITQSSEIENYPGVTGEITGMDLMMPWPQQCQKFGLKHEMVEVTRVSKSGDIFTIHKGDGTTQDAHSVIIGTGSSPRRAGFAGEDEFFGRGVSTCATCDGFFYKGKEVVVIGGGDTALEEALYLAKICSKVYLIHRRDTFRSAPNTVERLKRTENIELVLNSVPDEVYGDKMGVTGIRVKNNNGELRDIEVPGVFTFVGNDVNNQTLIQEDGSFLCDMNESGEVIVDISMKTSVKGLYATGDMRIAAPKQVVSAAGDGAVAALQAISYVDELLN from the coding sequence ATATTAGATTGTGCAATTATAGGTGGTGGACCAGCTGGTCTAACAGCGGGACTATATACAACTCGTGGTGGATTAGAAAATGTTACTATGTTTGAAAAAGGTATGCCTGGTGGTCAAATCACTCAAAGCTCTGAAATAGAAAATTATCCTGGTGTTACTGGTGAAATTACAGGAATGGATTTAATGATGCCATGGCCTCAGCAGTGCCAAAAATTTGGTTTAAAACATGAAATGGTAGAAGTTACTCGCGTTAGTAAGAGTGGTGATATTTTTACAATTCATAAAGGTGATGGTACTACACAAGATGCTCATAGCGTTATCATCGGAACTGGTTCATCTCCACGTCGTGCAGGTTTTGCAGGAGAAGATGAATTTTTCGGTCGTGGAGTAAGCACTTGTGCTACTTGCGACGGCTTTTTTTACAAAGGAAAAGAAGTTGTAGTTATTGGTGGTGGAGACACAGCTTTGGAAGAAGCACTTTATTTGGCTAAAATATGTTCTAAAGTTTATCTTATTCACAGAAGAGATACATTTCGTTCAGCTCCTAACACAGTTGAGAGACTAAAAAGAACTGAAAATATTGAACTTGTTTTAAACTCTGTACCAGATGAAGTTTATGGCGATAAGATGGGTGTAACTGGAATCCGTGTTAAAAACAACAATGGAGAACTTAGAGATATTGAAGTTCCAGGTGTATTTACATTTGTTGGAAATGATGTAAATAATCAAACACTTATTCAAGAAGATGGTAGTTTTTTATGTGATATGAATGAATCAGGTGAAGTTATAGTAGATATTAGTATGAAAACTTCTGTAAAAGGTTTATACGCTACTGGTGACATGAGAATAGCCGCTCCAAAACAAGTTGTAAGTGCAGCTGGTGATGGTGCTGTAGCAGCACTTCAAGCTATCTCATATGTAGATGAACTTTTAAATTAG
- a CDS encoding TIGR01212 family radical SAM protein (This family includes YhcC from E. coli K-12, an uncharacterized radical SAM protein.) — translation MKQIYTFGNYLKSKFACKVYKVGINISGFTCPNIDGTVAKGGCTFCENDSFSASTGETQELKGFHLNLDSKSNPNLQKQLDQLEMQFRAISKRQIDEYGAQKFLVYFQSFTNTYAPFETLKALYDKALSFDNVVGLSIGTRSDSITDETLDYLAKLNEDKEIWIEFGIQSVYDKTLEKINRGHSSDNVKEWILKSKEKGLNVCGHLIFGLPDETKEMMLETSKEAYLWGIDSVKYHPLYVVKKTALANDFIRGNFTPISEKEYLDVLTKSIMMKPEHVSVQRVTAGINDPSLLSPEWCRDKNMGIKNINKALKPLGLKY, via the coding sequence ATGAAACAGATATATACTTTTGGCAACTACTTAAAATCCAAGTTTGCTTGTAAAGTTTACAAAGTTGGGATTAACATCTCCGGCTTTACTTGTCCAAATATAGATGGAACAGTTGCTAAAGGTGGCTGTACCTTTTGTGAAAATGATTCCTTTAGTGCAAGCACTGGCGAAACTCAAGAATTAAAAGGTTTTCATCTAAATTTAGACTCTAAATCAAATCCAAACCTTCAAAAACAGCTTGATCAACTTGAGATGCAATTTCGTGCCATTAGCAAAAGACAAATTGATGAATATGGCGCTCAAAAATTTTTAGTTTATTTTCAATCTTTTACAAATACATATGCTCCTTTTGAAACCTTAAAAGCTCTTTATGATAAAGCTCTATCATTTGACAATGTAGTAGGTTTGAGCATAGGTACTCGCTCAGACTCCATTACAGACGAGACGCTTGATTATTTAGCAAAACTAAATGAAGATAAAGAGATATGGATAGAGTTTGGAATCCAATCTGTTTATGATAAAACATTAGAAAAAATAAATCGTGGACACTCTAGCGATAATGTCAAAGAATGGATATTAAAGTCAAAAGAAAAGGGCTTAAATGTTTGTGGTCACCTTATTTTTGGTTTACCAGATGAAACTAAAGAAATGATGCTTGAGACTTCCAAAGAAGCTTATTTATGGGGAATAGATTCAGTAAAATATCATCCACTTTATGTTGTAAAAAAAACAGCATTAGCAAATGATTTTATAAGAGGAAATTTTACTCCTATAAGTGAAAAAGAATATCTTGATGTTTTAACTAAATCTATTATGATGAAGCCTGAGCACGTATCTGTTCAAAGAGTTACAGCTGGGATAAACGATCCTTCACTACTTTCTCCAGAGTGGTGTAGAGACAAAAATATGGGAATTAAAAATATAAATAAAGCACTAAAGCCCTTAGGACTCAAGTATTAA
- the hisIE gene encoding bifunctional phosphoribosyl-AMP cyclohydrolase/phosphoribosyl-ATP diphosphatase HisIE encodes MQEILNRVDWQKSNLLPVIVQDNANSEVLMMAYMDKEALELSLSTKIAHYYSRSKQRIWKKGESSGHIQKIHSFNIDCDNDTLLIKVTQEGVACHTGRRSCFFTELESGEINSEVEVSSNALYGVIDTLYHTIQERKYADPESSWTAKLISKGDNTILKKVVEEAGEFSFAYKDDDEHEMIYEAADLTYHMLVALAVKNISPDRIKQELARRFDMSGIAEKNSRNK; translated from the coding sequence ATGCAAGAAATATTAAATAGAGTAGATTGGCAAAAGAGTAATCTCTTGCCAGTAATTGTTCAAGATAATGCAAATAGTGAAGTTTTAATGATGGCTTATATGGATAAAGAAGCATTAGAACTCTCATTATCCACTAAAATAGCTCATTATTACTCTAGAAGTAAACAGCGTATTTGGAAAAAAGGTGAAAGTAGTGGGCATATTCAAAAAATCCACTCTTTTAATATTGACTGTGATAACGACACTCTTTTGATAAAAGTGACTCAAGAGGGTGTAGCTTGTCATACAGGTCGTCGTTCATGTTTTTTTACAGAATTAGAAAGTGGAGAGATTAACTCTGAAGTTGAAGTTAGCTCAAATGCTCTATATGGAGTAATTGATACTCTCTATCATACAATACAAGAACGTAAATATGCAGATCCTGAGTCTTCATGGACAGCAAAACTAATAAGCAAAGGCGATAATACAATACTTAAAAAAGTTGTAGAAGAAGCTGGAGAATTTAGCTTTGCATATAAAGATGATGATGAGCATGAGATGATATATGAAGCCGCAGATTTAACATACCATATGCTTGTTGCTTTAGCTGTAAAAAATATATCTCCAGATAGAATCAAACAAGAGCTAGCTCGTAGATTTGATATGAGTGGAATAGCTGAGAAAAATTCAAGAAATAAGTAG
- the trxA gene encoding thioredoxin, with product MGKYIELTGADFEATLSEGVSLVDFWAPWCGPCRMIAPVIEELAEDFDGKAKICKVNTDEEQDIAVKFGIRSIPTIMFFKNGEMVDQVVGAQSKQALAEKINALLA from the coding sequence ATGGGTAAATATATAGAATTAACTGGTGCAGATTTTGAAGCAACTTTAAGTGAAGGTGTATCTCTTGTAGATTTTTGGGCACCTTGGTGTGGACCTTGTCGTATGATTGCTCCAGTAATTGAAGAGCTAGCTGAAGACTTTGATGGTAAAGCTAAAATTTGTAAAGTAAATACAGATGAAGAGCAAGATATTGCTGTTAAGTTTGGTATCCGTTCTATTCCTACTATCATGTTTTTCAAAAATGGAGAAATGGTAGATCAAGTTGTTGGAGCACAATCAAAACAAGCTCTAGCTGAAAAAATCAACGCTCTTTTAGCGTAA
- the purF gene encoding amidophosphoribosyltransferase, protein MLEDVNEKCAVVGIYGHQEASKLAYFSLHALQHRGQEAAGISSSNGEKLQTIKKRGLVMRVFDEAKLKTLSGSSAIGHTRYSTAGNDSILDAQPVFARYDLGEMAIVHNGNFTNAEEVRDKLIEKGAIFQTFMDTENLIHLIAKSEQKKLLARIIDAVQRIEGAFSLVFLSRTKMFAMRDRHGFRPLSLGRLSNGGYIVASETCAFDLVGAEFIRDVEPGELLIFEEGKEPKSIKVFEPTPKHCIFEYVYFARPDSKVFGQSVYQTRKNMGRELANIKPVEADIVIPVPDGGVPSAIGYAQESGIPYEMGIMRNHYIGRTFIEPTQEMRDLKVKMKLSPMTEIIKGKRVIVVDDSIVRGTTSKRIVRMLKEAGASEVHMRISSPPTTDPCYYGVDTPNKDKLIASNMSTDEICKFIEADSLAYLDEASLLRSVNTKEDNYCTACFTGKYIV, encoded by the coding sequence TTGCTAGAAGATGTTAATGAAAAATGTGCTGTTGTAGGAATTTATGGTCATCAAGAGGCTTCTAAGCTAGCTTACTTTTCACTTCATGCACTTCAACATCGTGGACAAGAAGCAGCTGGAATCAGCTCTTCAAATGGAGAAAAACTTCAAACAATTAAAAAACGTGGTTTGGTTATGCGTGTTTTTGATGAAGCTAAGTTAAAAACTTTAAGTGGTTCTAGTGCCATAGGTCACACACGATACTCAACAGCTGGAAACGACTCTATATTAGATGCTCAACCGGTATTTGCTAGATATGACTTAGGTGAAATGGCTATAGTCCACAATGGTAATTTTACAAATGCAGAAGAAGTTCGCGATAAGCTAATCGAAAAAGGTGCAATTTTTCAAACCTTTATGGATACAGAAAACCTTATACATCTTATAGCAAAAAGTGAACAAAAAAAACTTCTTGCTAGAATAATAGATGCTGTTCAAAGAATAGAAGGTGCCTTTTCTCTTGTATTTTTAAGCAGAACAAAAATGTTTGCTATGCGTGATCGTCATGGTTTTCGTCCTCTAAGTTTGGGAAGACTTTCAAATGGTGGATATATTGTTGCATCTGAGACATGTGCATTTGATCTAGTTGGTGCTGAGTTTATAAGAGATGTAGAACCTGGTGAACTTCTAATATTTGAAGAAGGTAAAGAGCCTAAAAGTATAAAAGTATTTGAACCAACTCCAAAACACTGTATATTTGAATATGTTTATTTTGCAAGACCTGACTCAAAAGTTTTTGGTCAGTCAGTTTACCAAACTAGAAAAAATATGGGTAGAGAACTAGCTAACATTAAACCCGTTGAAGCTGATATTGTTATACCTGTTCCTGATGGTGGTGTTCCCTCAGCTATCGGTTATGCCCAAGAAAGTGGCATCCCTTATGAAATGGGAATTATGAGAAATCACTACATTGGTCGTACATTTATAGAACCTACTCAAGAGATGCGAGATCTAAAAGTTAAAATGAAACTATCTCCAATGACAGAAATTATCAAAGGAAAAAGAGTTATCGTGGTGGATGATTCAATAGTTCGTGGAACAACTTCAAAAAGAATAGTAAGAATGTTAAAAGAAGCAGGTGCTAGTGAAGTTCATATGCGAATTTCTTCTCCTCCTACAACAGATCCTTGCTACTATGGTGTTGATACACCTAATAAAGATAAATTAATAGCATCAAATATGTCAACAGATGAAATATGTAAGTTCATTGAAGCTGACTCTTTAGCATACCTAGATGAAGCTTCACTTCTTAGAAGTGTAAATACTAAAGAAGACAACTACTGTACTGCATGTTTTACAGGAAAATACATAGTTTAA
- a CDS encoding branched-chain amino acid transaminase, protein MDAAKYIWMNGKFVAWDDAKVHVLSHTIHYGNGVIEGTKAYKTDKGYAIFRLNDHTTRLKESAKMTLLNIPYSVEEMNQAQIDLIRKNEFTGDNVYLRPFAFLGYGVMGVYHKNAPVETVMSAWEWGAYLGEEGLQKGIKLKIASMSRPANTSNMGKAKATANYLNSQMAKYEAIDCGYDEALLLDDQGYVAEASGASFFMVVNGKLVTPPSDNALVSITQKTVIEIAEDMGIEVERRRISREEVYIADEAFLTGTAAEITPVRIVDAREIGAGSRGVITEKLQSTYFDIVFGRNKKYEHYLTYID, encoded by the coding sequence ATGGACGCAGCCAAATATATTTGGATGAATGGAAAATTTGTAGCTTGGGATGATGCTAAAGTGCATGTACTTTCGCATACTATACATTATGGAAATGGTGTAATAGAAGGTACTAAAGCTTACAAAACTGACAAAGGTTATGCGATTTTTCGCTTAAATGATCATACTACAAGATTAAAAGAGTCTGCTAAAATGACTCTTCTTAACATTCCTTACTCAGTAGAAGAGATGAATCAAGCACAAATTGATTTAATCAGAAAAAATGAGTTTACAGGAGATAATGTATATCTTCGTCCTTTTGCTTTTTTAGGCTATGGTGTTATGGGTGTTTATCATAAAAATGCTCCTGTTGAGACTGTTATGTCAGCTTGGGAGTGGGGTGCATACCTTGGTGAAGAAGGACTTCAAAAAGGTATTAAGCTAAAAATTGCTTCAATGAGCAGACCAGCAAACACTTCAAATATGGGTAAAGCAAAAGCAACTGCAAATTACCTAAACTCTCAAATGGCTAAATATGAAGCTATTGATTGTGGTTATGATGAAGCATTGCTTTTAGATGATCAAGGCTATGTGGCTGAAGCATCTGGAGCTAGTTTTTTTATGGTAGTTAATGGAAAACTTGTAACTCCACCGAGCGACAATGCTCTTGTTTCTATTACTCAAAAGACAGTTATAGAAATTGCTGAAGATATGGGCATAGAAGTTGAGCGTCGTCGCATCTCAAGAGAAGAAGTTTATATCGCAGATGAAGCATTTTTAACAGGAACTGCAGCTGAAATAACACCTGTAAGAATTGTAGATGCAAGAGAAATTGGTGCTGGTTCTCGCGGAGTAATAACAGAAAAACTACAAAGTACATACTTTGATATAGTTTTTGGTCGCAATAAAAAATATGAGCACTATTTAACTTATATAGACTAG
- a CDS encoding SPFH domain-containing protein, whose translation MASDMNDYFNKKKSESGGFGKKSSGGSGGGPQMPKIDMNFGGGKAGIVYFLVAVVIMLVLAKPFTIIQEGERGILSTNGKYQDQALLPGLHFIIPVIQKVYVVDTKVRIINYASRIEATGGSTSGIGAKPAITVLDKRGLPVSIELTVQYRLNSQFAAQTISNWGFSWEDKIINPVVRDVVRNVVGKYDAESLPQLRNKIAAEIDKGVRDSVTGLKNSPADLQSVQLREIGLPQKVKDQIERVQVAKQEVQKAEQDVQRAKQEALKRAAEAEGVAQKARIEAQGIADAVTIEADAKAKANILIAKSLTSKLLELEQLKVQGQFNEALKTNTDAKIFLTPGGSTPNIWVDTKDVKKRTTAN comes from the coding sequence ATGGCATCAGATATGAATGACTATTTTAATAAGAAAAAAAGTGAAAGTGGTGGATTTGGAAAAAAATCTAGCGGAGGTTCTGGCGGTGGACCACAGATGCCAAAGATAGATATGAATTTTGGTGGTGGTAAAGCAGGGATAGTTTACTTTTTGGTGGCTGTTGTTATTATGCTAGTTTTAGCAAAACCTTTTACAATCATCCAAGAGGGTGAACGCGGTATTTTAAGTACAAATGGTAAGTATCAAGATCAAGCTCTACTTCCTGGACTTCATTTTATCATTCCTGTAATACAAAAAGTTTATGTAGTTGATACTAAAGTTCGTATTATTAACTATGCATCTCGCATAGAAGCTACTGGTGGAAGTACTTCAGGTATTGGTGCAAAACCTGCTATTACAGTTCTTGATAAGCGTGGTCTTCCTGTTTCTATTGAGCTTACAGTTCAATACAGACTTAATTCTCAGTTTGCAGCTCAAACTATTTCAAACTGGGGATTTAGTTGGGAAGATAAAATTATCAATCCTGTTGTAAGAGATGTTGTTCGTAACGTTGTAGGTAAATACGATGCAGAATCTTTGCCACAACTTAGAAATAAAATAGCAGCAGAGATAGATAAAGGCGTAAGAGATAGTGTAACAGGTCTTAAAAATTCTCCAGCAGATTTACAATCAGTTCAACTTCGTGAAATTGGACTACCTCAAAAAGTAAAAGATCAAATTGAGAGAGTTCAAGTTGCAAAACAAGAAGTTCAAAAAGCAGAACAAGATGTTCAACGTGCAAAACAAGAAGCTTTAAAAAGAGCTGCTGAAGCAGAAGGTGTAGCTCAAAAAGCTCGTATTGAAGCTCAAGGTATTGCAGATGCTGTGACTATTGAAGCAGATGCAAAAGCAAAAGCAAATATTTTAATTGCTAAATCATTAACATCAAAACTTTTAGAGTTAGAACAGTTAAAAGTTCAAGGTCAGTTCAATGAAGCTCTTAAAACAAACACAGATGCAAAAATATTTTTAACACCTGGTGGTTCAACTCCAAATATTTGGGTTGATACTAAAGATGTTAAAAAAAGAACTACAGCTAACTAA
- a CDS encoding globin, with the protein MKLKITDGEIGVRPPVTKPHPGFLHEVGEERFKKLVYDHYDLIENSDIAFLFPIHDEEDFDDAKRHAFDFLIQISGGPRYFEQSRGEPRMVGRHAPFRIDEEGRKVWLALYAPLLEALIEEGISEEYIQSFWDYLDVFSMWLVNTKS; encoded by the coding sequence ATGAAATTAAAAATAACAGACGGAGAAATTGGTGTAAGACCACCTGTTACGAAACCACATCCTGGATTTTTACATGAAGTTGGTGAAGAGAGATTTAAAAAATTAGTTTACGATCACTATGATTTAATAGAAAATAGTGATATAGCATTTTTATTTCCCATTCATGATGAAGAGGATTTTGATGATGCTAAGCGACACGCTTTTGATTTTCTTATTCAAATCTCTGGTGGACCTAGATATTTTGAGCAGAGTCGTGGAGAACCTAGAATGGTTGGAAGACACGCTCCATTTCGCATAGATGAAGAGGGTCGTAAAGTATGGCTTGCTCTTTACGCTCCACTTTTAGAAGCTCTCATTGAAGAGGGAATAAGTGAAGAATATATTCAAAGTTTTTGGGATTATTTAGATGTTTTTTCTATGTGGCTTGTAAACACAAAAAGTTAA
- a CDS encoding DUF2393 family protein produces MSTLFNYWHYVVLAIILFIFIGGVVSAFKQTNKKLIFPMLISVFLISALLAGFSIVVIDKYTKIPKIYKLENKRLLSIEKIVYTGIVKNEGNHEIGTVAIEIKLVNKGHATGNVKGGNFYRPSGFLDFFSGGAEILYKPQTIVKEFVIAKNLKPGEAKAFRVHFGWPPYFRSVAQFVKVTGH; encoded by the coding sequence ATGAGTACTTTATTTAACTATTGGCACTATGTTGTACTAGCTATAATTCTTTTTATATTTATAGGTGGTGTAGTTTCTGCTTTTAAACAAACAAACAAAAAACTTATATTTCCTATGTTGATATCAGTTTTTTTGATAAGTGCTTTGCTTGCTGGTTTTTCCATTGTGGTTATTGACAAATATACAAAAATTCCAAAAATTTATAAGTTAGAAAATAAAAGATTGCTTAGTATAGAAAAAATAGTATATACGGGAATTGTAAAAAATGAAGGTAATCACGAAATAGGAACAGTAGCAATAGAGATAAAACTTGTAAATAAAGGTCATGCCACAGGAAATGTTAAAGGTGGAAATTTTTATAGACCAAGTGGCTTTTTAGATTTTTTTAGTGGTGGCGCAGAAATACTTTATAAACCACAAACTATTGTAAAAGAGTTTGTAATAGCAAAGAACTTAAAACCTGGAGAGGCGAAAGCTTTTAGAGTTCACTTTGGATGGCCACCGTATTTTAGGAGCGTTGCACAGTTTGTAAAAGTAACTGGACATTAA
- a CDS encoding histidinol-phosphatase HisJ family protein → MIVDLHNHTPLCNHAEGEIFEYIEKAIASGTKYFGFSDHAPMNFDPKYRMRFEEMQGYEKAVLDAKEKYKDKIEILLAYEVDYLKGHMDERVLNANVDYLIGSVHFIDEWGFDNPEFIGHYKHEDIDVIWQKYFNTITEMANSGYFDIVGHLDLIKLFKYMPKKDINEIAKDALKAIKEADMVLELNMAGYRKPVAEAYPSPSLLKEAFNLGIPITFSSDAHKPEQVSLFGDELITMARDAGYTECAFFRKRKRTMISF, encoded by the coding sequence ATGATAGTAGATTTACATAACCATACTCCACTTTGCAATCATGCTGAGGGAGAAATTTTTGAGTACATAGAAAAAGCGATAGCATCTGGCACAAAATACTTTGGCTTTTCAGATCATGCACCTATGAATTTTGATCCAAAATATCGTATGCGTTTTGAAGAAATGCAAGGCTATGAGAAAGCAGTTTTAGATGCTAAAGAAAAGTACAAAGATAAGATAGAAATACTACTAGCGTATGAAGTTGATTATCTTAAAGGTCATATGGATGAGAGAGTTTTAAATGCTAATGTTGATTATCTTATAGGCTCTGTTCATTTTATAGATGAGTGGGGATTTGATAATCCTGAGTTTATAGGTCATTATAAGCATGAAGATATTGATGTTATATGGCAAAAATATTTCAATACTATTACAGAAATGGCGAATAGTGGATACTTTGATATTGTTGGACATCTTGATTTGATAAAACTTTTTAAATATATGCCAAAAAAAGATATTAATGAGATTGCAAAAGATGCACTCAAAGCCATAAAAGAAGCAGATATGGTTTTAGAATTAAATATGGCTGGATATAGAAAACCTGTAGCAGAAGCCTATCCATCTCCATCACTTTTAAAAGAGGCTTTTAATTTAGGTATTCCTATAACATTTAGTTCAGATGCACACAAACCCGAACAAGTTTCTCTTTTTGGAGATGAACTAATTACAATGGCAAGAGATGCTGGCTATACAGAGTGTGCTTTTTTTAGAAAAAGGAAACGAACAATGATTAGTTTTTAA
- a CDS encoding chemotaxis protein — translation MTQEELDAMMNGDIDDFDVLEDEVVEEEAVVEKSASKDNEKETGLPAGYSEDTSHHWPLPATDENKMVHQLDDVTKESEEKASEIFDIIENISNDLMEKEQNASNVLEVMNSNVELFTTLSKKFPDVAAFKTQLEKNEAALNDINETLEVIQSSGDSIMSVMDIMQYQDIHRQKIERVINVMRALSKYMNTLFEGKIDDEKRVSSAQHIVGDTHNDIASTDDIEALLEQFGN, via the coding sequence ATGACTCAAGAAGAATTAGATGCTATGATGAATGGGGATATAGACGACTTTGATGTGTTAGAAGATGAGGTCGTTGAAGAAGAAGCTGTTGTAGAAAAATCAGCTTCTAAGGATAATGAAAAAGAGACTGGTCTTCCTGCTGGTTATAGTGAAGATACTTCTCACCACTGGCCACTTCCTGCTACAGATGAAAACAAAATGGTTCACCAACTTGATGATGTAACAAAAGAGAGTGAAGAAAAAGCAAGTGAAATTTTTGACATCATTGAAAATATTAGTAACGATTTAATGGAAAAAGAGCAAAACGCTAGTAATGTTCTTGAGGTAATGAACTCAAATGTTGAGCTATTTACTACTCTAAGTAAAAAATTTCCTGATGTAGCAGCTTTTAAAACACAACTAGAAAAAAATGAAGCCGCACTGAATGATATTAATGAAACTTTAGAAGTTATTCAAAGTAGTGGTGATTCGATTATGAGTGTTATGGATATTATGCAATATCAAGATATTCATCGCCAAAAAATTGAACGTGTTATTAATGTAATGCGAGCACTTTCAAAATACATGAACACTCTATTTGAAGGCAAAATAGACGATGAAAAAAGAGTTTCATCAGCGCAACATATTGTTGGTGATACACATAATGATATAGCATCTACAGATGATATAGAAGCACTTTTAGAGCAGTTTGGAAACTGA
- a CDS encoding DUF2393 domain-containing protein has translation MKSKITAFINGLITYDYILFGAVFGLFILFIVLGILLRKKTLLAIILIIISFSILFLGPTLGYIKMHEYLFKNTTQLTSQKKLNYTNAIVVKGSVKNDSKFNFKSCTISASALKVSKNEFKTYIYSFKPLAKMSILEEDIKIGETRDFKLFIEPFTYSKDYNISIGSKCR, from the coding sequence ATGAAATCAAAAATTACAGCCTTTATAAATGGACTAATCACTTATGATTACATCCTTTTTGGTGCTGTTTTTGGACTTTTTATTTTATTTATTGTGTTAGGTATTCTTCTTAGAAAAAAAACTTTACTAGCTATAATTCTTATAATAATATCGTTTTCTATTCTTTTTCTTGGTCCTACTCTTGGTTATATTAAGATGCATGAATATCTTTTTAAAAATACTACACAACTTACAAGTCAAAAAAAACTCAACTATACAAATGCAATTGTTGTAAAAGGGAGTGTTAAAAATGATTCAAAGTTTAATTTTAAGAGTTGTACTATTAGTGCATCTGCATTAAAAGTTAGTAAAAATGAGTTTAAAACTTATATATATTCATTTAAGCCATTGGCAAAAATGTCGATTCTAGAAGAGGATATTAAAATAGGTGAGACTAGAGATTTTAAATTATTTATAGAGCCTTTTACTTACTCTAAAGACTATAATATTTCGATTGGATCAAAATGCAGATGA
- the dapB gene encoding 4-hydroxy-tetrahydrodipicolinate reductase, whose product MVRVGVFGANGRVGKLIIDDLKESENISLSSVYVRNELNFSIDPSVLVSTDIKSFLNACDIVIDFSLPEACEALLEAAIKTPKPLVIGTTGLNTHQLNLLKQASELMPVLYATNMSLGVALLNKLVYQAASALDGFDIEIVEMHHKHKKDAPSGTALTLGESAARGRGLELDKVRVSGRDGNIGERSDDEIAVMALRGGDIVGRHTVGFYNDGEFIELNHTATSRNTFSKGAIRAGAWLADKEAGLYSISDCLEL is encoded by the coding sequence ATGGTAAGAGTTGGTGTTTTTGGTGCAAATGGTAGAGTTGGAAAACTTATTATTGATGATTTAAAAGAGAGTGAAAATATAAGTTTAAGTTCTGTATATGTTAGAAATGAGCTTAACTTTTCGATAGACCCTTCTGTTTTAGTGAGTACAGATATTAAGTCATTTTTAAATGCTTGTGATATTGTTATAGATTTTTCACTTCCTGAAGCTTGTGAAGCACTCTTAGAAGCAGCTATTAAAACTCCAAAGCCTCTTGTTATTGGTACAACTGGTTTAAATACACATCAATTAAATCTTTTAAAACAAGCTAGTGAACTTATGCCTGTACTATACGCTACAAATATGTCTTTGGGTGTAGCTCTTTTAAACAAACTCGTATATCAAGCAGCATCTGCACTCGATGGTTTTGATATAGAAATAGTTGAAATGCATCACAAGCATAAAAAAGATGCACCAAGTGGTACAGCACTTACTTTAGGAGAATCTGCAGCACGTGGTCGTGGACTTGAGTTAGATAAAGTAAGAGTAAGTGGTAGAGATGGTAATATTGGCGAGAGAAGTGATGATGAAATTGCCGTAATGGCTCTTCGTGGCGGAGATATTGTCGGTCGTCATACTGTAGGCTTTTACAATGATGGAGAGTTTATAGAACTAAACCACACAGCTACTTCTAGAAATACATTTTCTAAAGGTGCTATAAGAGCTGGAGCATGGTTAGCGGACAAAGAGGCTGGTTTATATTCTATAAGTGATTGTTTAGAGTTATAA